A single Amphiura filiformis chromosome 8, Afil_fr2py, whole genome shotgun sequence DNA region contains:
- the LOC140159609 gene encoding dual oxidase maturation factor 1-like has translation MVYDAFRDKPYPARYPPLKTAVRVDVTYSGIIFAIAILAFSFLVVIPGVRTAKKRLFALTRIFLSLLICACILLSIHGQEWEVASIHNVTTAYKAFVHQEIHADIGVNIGLKNVNITLRTNPYRQEHGELEGERIDYNERFNFDDGQGLNGFGRFAGRIQREFRAAQWKGLPYPILWIAEYFTLDGEGIRWGRYYRWGGFYTLIVLWFSFPLFLLSTILQFMVIRYAGIFSCMTGISMLAGNVIYAAMKYLGAEMKIPFGAEPHEILSFSKGGSFILCLVGGLVALIYGAAMLLCDEFFPNKTADFFNIDPLIDYQDTYVADTSGAGGSVQNGDPVNVNLKPEYRKSRAPLFHKRNERKTVRSGGVRHSTASMVPEDADEHSQAIELQSQDHDIRFQNASRGLKTTPSARDSVAINDDIDISQGAYVNKAAMKMDDDE, from the exons ATGGTGTACGACGCATTCAGAGACAAGCCGTATCCGGCACGGTACCCGCCTCTCAAAACTGCGGTTCGTGTAGACGTGACCTATTCGGGCATCATATTCGCAATTGCGATTCTTGCATTTTCATTCTTGGTGGTGATTCCCGGTGTCCGAACGGCAAAAAAG AGGCTCTTCGCTTTGACTAGGATTTTTCTGAGTTTGCTCATTTGTGCCTGTATTCTCC tttcaatTCACGGTCAAGAGTGGGAAGTAGCTAGTATACACAATGTAACAACGGCATACAAGGCCTTCGTTCATCAAGAAATTCATGCCGACATCGGTGTCAATATTGGCCTCAAAAACGTCAATATCACGTTAAGAA CCAATCCATATCGGCAAGAACATGGTGAACTTGAGGGTGAACGAATTGATTACAACGAACGATTCAATTTCGACGATGGACAAGGGCTCAATGGGTTTGGACGTTTTG CTGGTCGCATTCAGCGTGAGTTTCGAGCAGCCCAGTGGAAAGGTTTACCATACCCCATACTCTGGATAGCTGAGTATTTTACTCTGGATGGTGAAGGAATACGATGGGGTCGTTACTACAGATGGGGTGGTTTTTACACGCTTATTGTTTTATG gttTTCGTTTCCGTTATTTCTTCTTTCCACCATTCTTCAATTCATGGTAATACGTTATGCTGGTATATTCTCTTGTATGACTGGTATATCTATGCTTGCTGGCAACGTCATTTATGCCGCCATGAAATATCTTGGTGCGGAGATGAAGATTCCGTTTGGTGCAGAACCGCATGAGATTTTGTCGTTCTCCAAAGGCGGGTCATTTATTCTGTGTCTGGTAGGAG GGTTAGTGGCCCTTATCTACGGTGCAGCAATGTTATTGTGCGATGAATTTTTCCCCAACAAGACTGCTGACTTTTTCAACATCGATCCATTGATTGATTACCAAGATACGTATGTAGCTGACACATCGGGAGCAGGCGGCTCCGTACAAAATGGCGACCCTGTCAACGTCAAT CTCAAACCTGAATATCGTAAGAGTAGAGCTCCGTTATTTCACAAGAGAAACGAACGTAAAACGGTTCGCAGTGGCGGCGTGCGGCATTCTACGGCCTCTATGGTCCCTGAAGATGCCGATGAGCATTCACAGGCCATTGAATTACAATCGCAAGACCATGATATTCG ATTTCAAAATGCAAGTCGTGGCTTGAAGACTACTCCATCAGCCCGGGATTCTGTTGCTATAAATGACGACATAGATATTTCGCAAGGGGCCTATGTCAATAAAGCAGCGATGAAGATGGACGACGATGAATAG